Genomic window (Leptospira bouyouniensis):
TTGCAGGAACCAATTGTGCTTTAAACCCTACCGGTTCGGTATGTTCCTGTGCTGTGAATCCATCGGCATCTTGTTTGTCTTCAGTGCAAGGTACAGGCCCGTGGGCTTACCAAACCTATGCAAACAAAATGTATGAGGTGAATCCAACTACCAAAGAAGTATCTTTCCTTGGTGCCAGTGGGCTTTGGGCATACTATATCTCTGCACCTGGTTTTGAAAACTATTGTGGAAATAATGCAGCACCTTGTTCCGCTAATCCTTTGCAAGTTAGTTTGAACGGCGCAACATATAATGCGGGAACCATTTCTATGACTTCGATTGCCACTCGCTCACAAATTGCTGGTTCGATTTCAGTTCGTGACAATGCACCTACAGCTAACTCAACTCATACGACACAATCAGGTTTGTATGTTGTGATGTTAGGGAATACAAACGATACAGGTGCGTCCCTTGTTCACATTACAACAACCTCATCGGGACAGTTTAGTTTTGGAGGTGGATCTTATGTTGTGACTCTTCCGCAAGTATTACCAGCACCATTTACCAATGATGATGCTGGAAGGGTTACTTATGCACTTTACCAATTGGGTACAGGTTCAGCCACCACTCTTTCGAATTCTCCGAGTGTAGCGCGTGCCAATGACAATACTGCACCAGTTGACATCATTGGTGGAACTGAATATAATTTCCGTCAAAGTTCCTACCAAATCATAGTGGTAGATCGTGTTGCACCATCCTACCAATTGAGTTATTTATCTTCGAATAGCCTACGAGTTGACACGTCTACAGTGGCAACTAATTTGTATGCATCAAATCCAGTGATCTTTCATTTGAATGGTGTTGTTCTTCATAGTGCAAGGGCAACTGTCACTGGTGTTGTTACGGATGCAGTGTCCACTTCGGTTGTGAGTGGAGCTACTATCACTCTTGGACGATTGGTAGGTGGAAATTTCACTCCGGATGTGAAGAGAGACTGTTCGGGTGCATTTGATTCTCCAAATTGTACTGTTTCCTCCGTTAGAACAGCTGGAAATGACCAAGTCATCGGATCTGTCACATCACAAGCAAACGGAAGTTATAGTTTTACTTTCCTTTCTCCAGGTTCTTATCACTTACGCGTAGAAAAAAATGGGATCACTACTTATTTCCCAGTCGAAGTAGGATCTAGCGGTGGGACTGTTGTTGTGAACACACCTGTGATTACCAATGATGGACGTGGTCACCTATCAGGATCTGTGCGAACACCTGGTGGATTTGCTTTCCTAGGAACGTATTCATTAGAAATCGTAGATCCTAATGGTGGGACAGTTCGCCCATCGGTTGGGGTGCAACCATCTTCAATCGCAACAGGGGCAACTGTTTTCTCCAATGCAAGCCAGTATACGATCTTTAATATCAATGCAGGTCGTTGGAAAATTCGATTTGTGTCAGCAGGATACCAAACTGTGGAAGGGATTGTGGACATCCAAGCTGATGTCACAACCAATTTCGATATCATTACCTTTGTCCCTGGTAGCCAAACCAGTGGAACCATATCGGGACGAGCATTATCTGCACTCTACAATACTGGAGTTTGTAACCTAACTGCTCGTATACGGCCAGGTGTCAATGTGAAGTCGGGCCCTTATGCAATTGATGCGAACGGTGTGACAATTCCATCTGTCAAAACATCAACTGATGGATCGTATGCCATCCCATCTGTACCTCCAGGTAACTATACTTTAGAAGTATCGGGAGCAGGAAAACGTGGGAATTGTACATCTATCCAAGAAAACTATTCTACGACATACAAAACTGTTGTCTCAGCTGGATCCGAAACTCCAGCTAACCAAAACATCTTGGTCACTCCAATATTAGGAGATAACGAGATGCGTGTGGTTCTCACTTGGGGAGCAAAACCGAGAGATTTAGATTCCCACATGCAATATGGAAACCAAGCTAACGATAGGATTGTATGGAATAATAAAACTCCTCTCGGTGGTGGGAATGGAAGTTTGGATTATGATATCACTACAGGTTACGGTCCAGAAACCATTACTGTCCAAGGTTCCATTTGGAACCAACCAAATCGTTACTACAGTGTGTATAACTGGTCTGGGGAAGCAAGTATGGGAATCTCAGGAGCTACTGTAAGAGTGTTCAAAGGAAGTGTTGGTGAAGTGAGAAACTATTCCATTGGGCCTAACCATTCCAATCGTTGGTGGAAACTTTTCTGTATCGCACAAGACAAATCCATCACTGATGTAGGAACGGGAAGTTGCCAAGCAACGAACTTTATCGAAAGATCAATGTATCAGTAAACAAAAGCTGATACACTCTTATCATTTGGCCATGTTTGGTGGTGAGAGAATATTTCTAATGAGAAAGGACAGTGATATGAAACTGTCCTTTTTTTTCGCTTACCGATAGGTTGAGGTCATATAGGTTTGAAAGATTAGAATCGGTGAAAACAGATTTTTTTTCTCCAAAGGCTAATACCTTTCCTTCTTTTAACAAAAGGATTTTGTGAAAATCCTCAGGGATTTCTTCGATTCGGTGTGTGATGAGAATCCGAGTCAGATTTGGATTTCTATTTTTCAATAATGAGAGAGAAGTCACAAAATCAATTCTTGCAGTCAAATCCAGAGCGGCAGTTGGTTCATCTAGGATAAGTAACTCTTTACCTTCACCAAACGCACGTAATAATAAAACCTTCATTTTTTCCCCAGAAGATAGGGTATTGTAGGCTTGGTCTGCTTTATGGACCAGACCAATTGTGTTTAGTAAGTTTATTGCGAGTTTTGTTTGTGTTGGTGTAGGTTCTTTATACAAACCCAATGTTCCAATAACACCCGTTAATACCATTTCCAAACAACTTAGCCTTTGCAAAAGGGTTTCTTGGTGGCCTGGTTGGACAATACCCATTTTGTTTTGTAAGGGAGCCATCGGAGTTTCGCCATAAGTTTCTCCAAACGCTGAAACAGTGCCTATTGTAGGCCAAAGGTAACCAAACAGTAGATTGATGAGAGTGGTTTTCCCAGCACCATTTCGGCCTATGATGGCCAAAGATTCTCCTTGGCTGAGTGAAAATTGAATGTCTTGTAAGATAGTTTTGTCATTGCGAATGAACGAAACGGAATCAAAACGGATCACTTCACTCATTCGTTTTTTTGTACAGTACCTCTACCTTATTCACAGCTGCGGAGAACACATCGATGTTGTCTAAATTAAACTTTGATAAAAGGTTTTTGTCAATGGCATAAAAACCTTTTTTCTGTTCATGGAAGTCAGCCATCATATTGGCCATATAAATGACTTCGACTAAATCTCTAAGTTCCGGTGGAGCCAAAAATGGTTTATGATGGTATTCAATTGCCACACGTAAGTCTTGTGGGAACTCCCATTTTTCAGCAAGTAATGCCCCTAATTGCGGGTGACTGAGCCCTATGGCCATTTCTTCTAAGAGAGTTGAGTTTCCTGAATCAACACCTCTTTGATAAGTTTCAATTTTTTTGAAAAAACCACGATCGACTGAAAGTAATAAAAATTTTCCAATATCATGTAACAGAGCGCATACGGCAATGATATCAGCTATTTTATTGGTATGATTATTTTCTGTCGCAAGGTAACGTGCATAATAACTGCAACGACTTGAATGTTCCCAAACATCCATCATTTTGCCGTATTGGCCATCCATAATCTTGCGAACACCCGATACATAGAGAAGGTTCCGTAGGTTTTTTAAACCAACAACTTTCACTGCTTGTAAGATAGAACTCACTTGGCTGCGGTTTGCAAAAAAAGCGGAGTTGGAAAGTTTGAGTAAATCAGCAGACAAAGCTGGATTTCTTTCGATCTCTTGTGAAATCATATGGAGATCTGAATCTGGATTATTGCAGAGTTGGATGATTTTGG
Coding sequences:
- a CDS encoding HDOD domain-containing protein, coding for MNFKDIISQLETSKESRINFYFVTEEQNQEIYALLVHVMGYMDKLYLVEVIFTVLKELLMNANKANAKRDYFSREKLDIQNATDYAKGMSRFQENIIMKWNEQLDRLDGGNYYISLLMKVEDKSIHFAVENNAPITKEELARVNRRIEVAKNYNDLSDAFTDVSDSTESAGLGLVLIQLLLKNSGIGSDKFKIFTNDKITRATLSVPDVTTPVEIQTSLKTKLLNEIDGLPPLPHSLTKIIQLCNNPDSDLHMISQEIERNPALSADLLKLSNSAFFANRSQVSSILQAVKVVGLKNLRNLLYVSGVRKIMDGQYGKMMDVWEHSSRCSYYARYLATENNHTNKIADIIAVCALLHDIGKFLLLSVDRGFFKKIETYQRGVDSGNSTLLEEMAIGLSHPQLGALLAEKWEFPQDLRVAIEYHHKPFLAPPELRDLVEVIYMANMMADFHEQKKGFYAIDKNLLSKFNLDNIDVFSAAVNKVEVLYKKTNE
- a CDS encoding ABC transporter ATP-binding protein, coding for MSEVIRFDSVSFIRNDKTILQDIQFSLSQGESLAIIGRNGAGKTTLINLLFGYLWPTIGTVSAFGETYGETPMAPLQNKMGIVQPGHQETLLQRLSCLEMVLTGVIGTLGLYKEPTPTQTKLAINLLNTIGLVHKADQAYNTLSSGEKMKVLLLRAFGEGKELLILDEPTAALDLTARIDFVTSLSLLKNRNPNLTRILITHRIEEIPEDFHKILLLKEGKVLAFGEKKSVFTDSNLSNLYDLNLSVSEKKGQFHITVLSH
- a CDS encoding Cna protein B-type domain protein, which produces MRVRGFFTILVLISIVFVGCSRKKKSMPFWLLLGTGGAVSDNNDQTELPPDSNGVPLPPPGGSVGVTDPEEVPNNESEQEVPNHGPARVIGSIVPVVAGVPANVVCGNPGAPSAPACVDLTLISVRIEVANGEVSTLVASKYAEANGSFVFDLSDLPNNNYRVLINTGYGLNYTYQDFSYVYDPTQTPYTLVNVGNLLAERMYYAQGPAQFTGVVTSPGFSGDGVNVPAGPVAGIVVNIVDSNGNTVGTGVTNANGQYVISINPLPNGNYTIVYVGDSVEVSGQPFATIQESVHFTFPGTNPNTVAVVDLGITSLPWMAATESDLLLSGVIRNGALSSDQSSVFTIKLKNEHGAVLQTVQITGNGNFSIEGFELTNGVYYLEVSNPSFYTTTQSFLFSAAPNGGTKSITLLDPILIVAKPSLVVGYVKDANNNHIPGAVINVRPSSNQPPSNIVYLKDDPILGNAIKLWILESLSVVAGTNCALNPTGSVCSCAVNPSASCLSSVQGTGPWAYQTYANKMYEVNPTTKEVSFLGASGLWAYYISAPGFENYCGNNAAPCSANPLQVSLNGATYNAGTISMTSIATRSQIAGSISVRDNAPTANSTHTTQSGLYVVMLGNTNDTGASLVHITTTSSGQFSFGGGSYVVTLPQVLPAPFTNDDAGRVTYALYQLGTGSATTLSNSPSVARANDNTAPVDIIGGTEYNFRQSSYQIIVVDRVAPSYQLSYLSSNSLRVDTSTVATNLYASNPVIFHLNGVVLHSARATVTGVVTDAVSTSVVSGATITLGRLVGGNFTPDVKRDCSGAFDSPNCTVSSVRTAGNDQVIGSVTSQANGSYSFTFLSPGSYHLRVEKNGITTYFPVEVGSSGGTVVVNTPVITNDGRGHLSGSVRTPGGFAFLGTYSLEIVDPNGGTVRPSVGVQPSSIATGATVFSNASQYTIFNINAGRWKIRFVSAGYQTVEGIVDIQADVTTNFDIITFVPGSQTSGTISGRALSALYNTGVCNLTARIRPGVNVKSGPYAIDANGVTIPSVKTSTDGSYAIPSVPPGNYTLEVSGAGKRGNCTSIQENYSTTYKTVVSAGSETPANQNILVTPILGDNEMRVVLTWGAKPRDLDSHMQYGNQANDRIVWNNKTPLGGGNGSLDYDITTGYGPETITVQGSIWNQPNRYYSVYNWSGEASMGISGATVRVFKGSVGEVRNYSIGPNHSNRWWKLFCIAQDKSITDVGTGSCQATNFIERSMYQ